The following coding sequences are from one Bos mutus isolate GX-2022 chromosome 22, NWIPB_WYAK_1.1, whole genome shotgun sequence window:
- the LOC138984624 gene encoding protamine-like, producing the protein MDGAEAGPAEEAADWPAPLIGRRRSHSRPPLRRAALVRARLGSARLRGRGRTDGRARGARGAGRGPRRRRRRRRRRKPCAPARPVLSQSRRQRAPAVAERAQARGAAARGRRGVSERARPAGRLRPGPAD; encoded by the coding sequence ATGGACGGGGCGGAGGCGGGGCCGGCAGAGGAGGCCGCTGATTGGCCGGCGCCGCTGATTGGCCGGCGCAGGAGCCACTCACGGCCCCCGCTGCGTCGGGCTGCGCTCGTGCGGGCTCGGCTCGGCTCGGCTCGGCTGCGCGGCCGCGGACGGACGGACGGGCGTGCGCggggggcgcggggcgcggggcgcgggcctcggcggcggcgacggcggcggcggcggcggaagcCTTGTGCCCCCGCCCGCCCGGTCCTCTCGCAGAGCCGGAGGCAGCGCGCGCCTGCCGTAGCTGAGCGGGCGCAGGCGCGGGGGGCGGCGGCGCGGGGGAGGCGCGGGGTCTCGGAGCGAGCGCGGCCCGCCGGGCGCCTCCGACCCGGCCCAGCCGACTGA